The window ACTGTGCGCTTTCAAGATACCGATGCCGCTGGAGTCGTTTACTTTGCTAACGTTTTGGCGATGTGTCACGAAGCCTACGAGGCATCTCTAGCGGCATCGGGAATCAATCTCAAAGCATTTTTTAGCAATCCCGAGGTTGCCTTTCCCATAATTCATGCTAGTGTAGATTTCTATCGCCCACTGTTTGCGGGCGATCGGCTGACGATTCAACTAACGCCCAAACAAGTTGCTGGCGATGAATTTGAAATTGCCTATCAAGTATTTTCTGGAGAAGTTGCAGGAAGAAGTACGGCGAGAGCTCTTACTAAGCACGTCTGCATCGATGCAGTGACGCGAACCAGAAAACAGCTATCCGAAGAATTAATGCTGTGGATGAAGCAATTTGAGATTTGAGATTTTAGATAACTTCAATATTTAAATAATAGCAGGGAATGACAGTGAAATTTCTGTTTAGTTTAAAATTTATTCTGACTTGTTTATATTAAGTAGTTCCACTTAATTAAACGTAAAACACAGAGTAATCAAAAACGAGTGGCTCTAAGCATTCTTCCTTCTTCCTTCTTCCTTCTTCCTTCTTCCTTCTACTTATGACAAATCGCAATTATGCCATCGTCGGTACAGGAGCTTTAGGCGGATTCTACGGTGCTAGACTGCAAAAAGCTGGTTTAGAAGTTAATTTTTTGCTACGCAGCGATTACGAGCGCGTCAAAAGACACGGTTTGATTGTCGAGTCTCCCGAAGGCGACTTTAGCCTCCCCCACGTGCGCGCCTACCACGAAGCGCACAAAATGCCTAAATGCGACGTAGTAATTGTAGCGCTCAAGACTACGCAAAATCATTTGTTGCCAAAACTTTTGCCTCCTTTATTAAAGGACGACGGCACGGTTTTAGTATTGCAAAACGGACTGAATACCGAACCGGAAGTAGCTAAAATTGTCGGTGCAGAACGAGTGGTGGGTGGGCTGTGTTTTCTCTGTTCTTATAAAGTTAGCCCAGGTCATATCTGCCACCTAGATTACGGTACGATCACGTTGGGCGAATATGCGAAAGACTACAAACCTATCGGTATTACTGATAGATTGCACCAAATTGCTAGAGATTTTAAACGCGCTCACATTCAGATTAAAATGAGCGAGGATTTGCTATTATCTAGGTGGA of the Microcoleus sp. bin38.metabat.b11b12b14.051 genome contains:
- a CDS encoding thioesterase family protein — encoded protein: MPFTYTRTVRFQDTDAAGVVYFANVLAMCHEAYEASLAASGINLKAFFSNPEVAFPIIHASVDFYRPLFAGDRLTIQLTPKQVAGDEFEIAYQVFSGEVAGRSTARALTKHVCIDAVTRTRKQLSEELMLWMKQFEI
- a CDS encoding putative 2-dehydropantoate 2-reductase — protein: MTNRNYAIVGTGALGGFYGARLQKAGLEVNFLLRSDYERVKRHGLIVESPEGDFSLPHVRAYHEAHKMPKCDVVIVALKTTQNHLLPKLLPPLLKDDGTVLVLQNGLNTEPEVAKIVGAERVVGGLCFLCSYKVSPGHICHLDYGTITLGEYAKDYKPIGITDRLHQIARDFKRAHIQIKMSEDLLLSRWKKLVWNIPYNGLSVILNARTDELMANRDTLILVKEIMEEVVAGAKSCDRIIPDDFIPHMLDYTEKMKPYRTSMKIDYDESRPLEVEAIFGNPMRVAQKAGIKLPQIEVLYRMLKFVDFQRQEAEKTRRLLGVD